The DNA segment CCTTGGTAAGGGCTCCGAGGGTTCTCCATGGCCAAGGAAACGAAGGTGCCGGAACACCTGCGCTACACCGCCGAGCACGAGTGGGTCCGCGTCGAGGGCAAGGTCGCGACCCTCGGCATCACGGACTACGCGCAGGACGCGCTCACGGACGTCGTCTTCGTCGAGCTCCCCGACGTCGGCGAGTCGTTCAAGCACGGCGACTCGATGGGGGTCGTCGAGAGCACGAAAAGCGTGAGCGACATCTACGCGCCCGTCTCCGGAAAGATCGTCGAGGTCAACACGGCGCTCGAGGACAAGCCCGAGCTCCTGAACGACGACCCCTATGGCGAGGGCTGGTTCGCGAAGATCGAGATGTCGGACCCCTCCGAGGCCGGAAAGCTCCTCGACGCCGCGGGCTACCGCAAGACGATCGAGAACGCCTGAGGAATTACGATGCACTTCATGAGCGGC comes from the Candidatus Thermoplasmatota archaeon genome and includes:
- the gcvH gene encoding glycine cleavage system protein GcvH, translated to MAKETKVPEHLRYTAEHEWVRVEGKVATLGITDYAQDALTDVVFVELPDVGESFKHGDSMGVVESTKSVSDIYAPVSGKIVEVNTALEDKPELLNDDPYGEGWFAKIEMSDPSEAGKLLDAAGYRKTIENA